In Macaca fascicularis isolate 582-1 chromosome X, T2T-MFA8v1.1, one DNA window encodes the following:
- the LOC102129196 gene encoding DDB1- and CUL4-associated factor 8-like protein 2: MSHQEGSTDGLPDLGTESLFSSPEEQSGAVAATEDSSDIDIATSEQSVTMTGDDSDTRDGGFPNDVGTENRSSDRESASEDIELDSMEDFEHFLMSGESLFHYPLVGEEETEREDEEEEIQEEGREEAEGGEEAEEEEEEEEQPRAGPQCSGANHEQYLLEEDRALEEWVSSETSALPLPRWQVVTALHQRQLGSRPRFVYEACGARAFVQRFRLQYRLADHVGCVNTVHFNQRGTRLASSGDDLKVIVWDWVRQRPVLNFESGHTNNVFQAKFLPNCGDSTLAMCARDGQVRVAELINASYFENTKCVAQHRGPAHKLALVPDSPSKFLTSGEDAVVFTIDLRQDRPASKVVVTREKDKKVGLYTITVNPANTYQFAVGGQDQFVRIYDQRRIDEKENNGVLKKFTPHHLVNCVFPTNITCVVYSYDGTELLASYNDEDIYLFDSSHSDGAQYTKRFKGHRNNTTVKGVNFYGPRSEFVVSGSDCGHIFFWEKSSCQIIQFLKGNREGTINCLEPHPYLPVLATSGLDHNVKIWTPTAKAATELTGLKKVIKKNKWERDEDSLHHASLFDQYMLWFLMRHLTQRGHHRGWRSGEAEFPDEESDESSSTSETSEEEGQDRVQCMPS; this comes from the coding sequence ATGTCCCACCAAGAGGGAAGCACAGATGGCTTACCAGACTTAGGGACTGAAAGCCTGTTCAGCAGCCCAGAGGAGCAGTCTGGAGCAGTGGCGGCGACAGAGGACTCCTCAGACATTGACATAGCGACCTCAGAGCAGAGTGTGACAATGACCGGAGATGACAGTGATACCAGGGATGGTGGATTCCCCAACGATGTCGGCACAGAAAATCGAAGCTCAGACCGAGAAAGTGCAAGTGAAGACATCGAACTTGACAGCATGGAGGACTTTGAGCATTTCCTCATGAGTGGTGAAAGTTTATTCCATTACCCTTTGGTGGGAGAGGAGGAGACAGAAAGGGAGGATGAAGAAGAGGAGAtacaggaggagggaagggaagaggcggagggaggggaggaggcggaggaggaggaggaggaagaagaacagCCTCGGGCGGGTCCACAATGCAGTGGTGCCAACCATGAGCAGTACTTGTTAGAGGAGGATCGGGCGCTGGAGGAGTGGGTTTCCTCAGAGACATCTGCCCTGCCCCTACCTCGCTGGCAGGTCGTTACTGCTCTTCACCAGCGGCAGCTGGGTTCACGTCCCCGCTTTGTATATGAGGCCTGTGGGGCAAGAGCCTTTGTGCAGCGTTTCCGCCTGCAATATCGTCTTGCAGACCATGTCGGTTGTGTCAATACTGTACACTTTAACCAGCGTGGCACCCGGCTGGCCAGTAGCGGTGATGATCTAAAGGTGATAGTGTGGGACTGGGTACGGCAGAGGCCAGTACTCAACTTTGAAAGTGGTCACACAAATAATGTCTTCCAGGCCAAATTCCTTCCTAATTGTGGTGATTCCACCCTGGCCATGTGTGCCCGTGATGGGCAGGTACGGGTAGCAGAACTAATTAATGCATCATATTTCGAGAATACTAAGTGTGTGGCCCAGCACAGGGGACCTGCCCACAAGTTGGCTCTGGTGCCTGACTCTCCTTCTAAGTTCCTCACTTCAGGTGAAGATGCTGTTGTCTTCACCATTGACCTCAGACAAGACCGGCCAGCTTCAAAAGTTGTGGTAACAAGAGAAAAGGATAAGAAAGTGGGACTATATACAATTACTGTGAATCCCGCCAATACCTACCAATTTGCAGTGGGCGGACAAGATCAGTTTGTAAGAATTTATGACCAGAGGAGAAttgatgagaaagaaaacaatggagtGCTCAAGAAATTCACTCCTCATCATCTGGTTAATTGTGTTTTCCCAACAAACATCACCTGTGTTGTGTACAGTTACGATGGCACAGAGCTTCTGGCCAGCTACAATGATGAAGATATTTACCTCTTCGACTCCTCTCACAGTGATGGTGCTCAATACACTAAGAGATTTAAGGGGcacagaaataataccacagtCAAAGGTGTTAATTTCTATGGCCCCAGGAGTGAGTTTGTAGTGAGCGGTAGTGATTGCGGGCATATCTTCTTCTGGGAGAAATCATCCTGCCAGATCATCCAGTTCCTAAAGGGGAACAGAGAAGGTACAATAAACTGTCTTGAACCCCACCCTTACCTACCTGTGCTGGCGACCAGTGGCCTAGATCATAATGTGAAGATCTGGACACCCACAGCTAAAGCTGCCACTGAGCTTACTGGATTAAAGAAGGTGATTAAGAAGAACAAGTGGGAACGAGATGAAGATAGCTTGCACCATGCCAGCCTGTTTGACCAGTACATGCTTTGGTTCCTCATGCGTCACCTGACACAGAGAGGTCATCACCGGGGCTGGAGAAGTGGTGAAGCCGAATTTCCAGATGAAGAATCGGATGAGTCTTCCAGCACCTCAGAGACATCCGAGGAGGAGGGCCAAGACCGAGTGCAGTGCATGCCATCCTGA